The following are from one region of the Etheostoma spectabile isolate EspeVRDwgs_2016 chromosome 15, UIUC_Espe_1.0, whole genome shotgun sequence genome:
- the tcf20 gene encoding transcription factor 20 isoform X1, with protein sequence MQNFSNSPVPPSLPPGFSGRAVGGTPYPPQPTDPQISPRMTDDYAGMQQQSLHRSHHHPSQASHMLAYSARNRGAVEAPPTQSNIHSGNTNNPYRKDAMDYYFSMGGKDRHRRGGMAYGAGFGYPNIDGHIPHQYRHAGSGSAPASGLMSPYPVDYGPSAGSGGGAGAGAFSPSHQYNMSQNAAMQSVPGSQMQHRRHGQTFPAVHHGQQHRSYPHSGHRMTPQYPHYSPQGGASTGSSGMYSPPPQRYLDGAASTGFDPKVNSSPSVNSSSNSVSSSVAANNVGPMETVQQSYHASNYPGYSQQTLSLHKQATLQHRNSQHNLGVGYDNSLKMQHQGPSPGSVYAKHHQASNPSTPLTASQEITKSPMHPNAQQTQINQNFSPISNPSPAASAVHSPSCSSSPSPLMGVSDVHGNPSGYGLSHPPTSNPRSSHGQGRLLQTMPQLSPTPNSNSSISSCGSSGSHKAHSMSAVGGSSLPPTGRNKLGPGTGIGSREDGSSIYSSSPLDKMQDAGLNSLNALSSQVANLPNTVQHMLLTDSVLSQKKGKDVGQMQQTTHGVSPSQPRSRNASAASSTSTVKNGSALGIGDGASLDAGADEDSSLMSVCGSSGTKVEREEPFSEGEHGRVRQMSGASSGSEPTGSHAPGQSQTQTGQASAVKAVTSDSPSKEQNVSKTKANEAQIPSSSPSFGCHSSETGPTSHSTPPVSSSPSSTPSTIPPTQPNCVSESGLPHNDHRGGHKRTSEIKNEVIKNESEGAMDNTEKGSSQMQRDGEVNSQNCQDKENRLHAAPRLHNEREEKHTSEEQQSASSVGVIVSARSEGSHTGKSKHPQDNCKEEKHSLRESSSHNGDEGVDLSLYSSLHQKSNFGRPQNPPQSGPHKYGYPESTYGSDLSMKNRGRAGPAGVVDSNSRYLGYQQSQAGYGPMHPKYAGSVAEALVKRGQAAGAKGHEDNSQQFPSLLQEVLQGYNLDRRYGRPEQAFPAHLQVQQPFQTRHPYGITEVSAHSGQMSSSGRTPHPNQRHGREPDFNTDPQLSVKSEVSITKIMQNAEKTEVGVSQSHLTQATDSQQPPTKHINLADYSLPQRKVLSNVSTPSSAVQELLLQEPEPLTGTIGQTESQKSSGSILAPSERRSVICDVSPNRRGTPERDRECDREREWEKSQSGASVIQQPFSSPPTANDLSKKDIAEKQVVKMETTSKDAGSDAANLQTDHHGSGGANEADIEYHSKSVHTSVVMNADPYRRGNVDIPPLPSHPLSTNPLSSPSRHQSYLHGVDLSTGSGSGFPGYRFGDTREGNIMPRSNPHFPSHHPYHNLSPQTQATNKLQMYPHPRGPPHHPHDMNDWVKAMNRPSKEMMMQPGSSPGRHKVSQSEQRQRMISQTDMPGEQHATKMSLHHQGAFFDLKMWESTHSGREGSTMIEGDSFYRTQPPAPVASHVPVPPQNQNAAEPEVSRVAAMEARLPCQPPPPSSTKPSADMNSTQPQQVQRQTKAGGSGDTNPLMLRRRVRSFISPIPAKRQLQAATNLHHSPGAQSESSHHNEDDSSSSDIPCPRLSSPLPGENTYLQPLSPSSGNAKALPPRKGRGLKLEAIVQKITPNIKKPAGHVDDESNHYPGFSHSEIPAFNDSQDQDLAHFPRVAGGDDSYMDESHSLNDMIPFRGVDETGPLPPTAYPCDPHQTSQTLKQDFDFGLGAAVASASGDKEDFTLLGPLPPPPPLPRPVQGSPPPSSSALSDIQHFTNTYQQLETRRGEQSAATLLRQKLQESGMGFDDYPGSDYYGATPPHHSQGHMLNRQHQMSSGRSSLSPQDSKLSESSVPKGYFPSGKKKGRPVGSVNKQKRAQNQAQTQAQTQGQGPLQAQAQSTTQSTPAAPTTPTATATTPDLAQTTSSSPPPAAPPLSDNKNTPPLTPPILTQIVKVDVESEDTPPEIEVKPVRRRRKGVKDEDGSLQARGRQRRRRRGAAPTAPPGAKDYPDTPLGAGGSPGTNRVFIDPNRKGPFVPHIHVENKVPEIGAVCTIVNAGGSGTDSLLTSALSSQLSRRDRDSEKGETDEVETTLQSGKALPSSGYVVSGPVITETNHSGRLLCCLCQKWANYKHLGDLYGPFYPAEYAAKLPKNQPQVRQCPATTGTNKMGPNLDISSNALSAIQDMQTRDTQFTKPPTESDYAISLDSNPIPLTMTARTAPTAGREEMMMHVTGKFSNSASSSSSSSFSSYTSKTTSLTWDMSLDIRPIPELKREPDLEMDQQQTQIQQQLQPSKEEAQQRPQHRKLTSHPRFKRRHKSSDDSPRMVPSNSKASLPFQPPPPALDSLGPLAQLAQLPQMPMDPEELWVHEGCIVWTSGVYLVNGRLYGLQEALDGARETSCSYCEMVGSTLGCYSKGCTLRYHYLCAIEADCSLNEDNFSLRCPKHKFTQSIRPAKTVTWSIGERLRETQKMKDTGV encoded by the exons ATGCAGAATTTTTCTAACAGCCCAgttcccccttctctccccccGGGGTTCAGTGGGAGGGCTGTAGGGGGAACGCCATATCCCCCTCAGCCAACAGACCCTCAGATCTCCCCACGGATGACAGATGACTACGCAGGGATGCAGCAGCAGAGCCTGCACAGAAGCCATCACCACCCCAGTCAAGCCAGTCACATGCTTGCTTACAGTGCTAGAAACAGAGGGGCAGTGGAGGCACCGCCGACACAGAGTAACATTCACAGCGGCAACACTAACAACCCTTACAGGAAGGACGCCATGGATTATTACTTTTCAATGGGTGGAAAGGACAGGCACAGAAGGGGGGGCATGGCTTATGGGGCAGGATTTGGGTACCCTAATATTGATGGACATATACCTCACCAGTACCGGCATGCTGGATCTGGCTCTGCACCAGCATCTGGCCTGATGTCACCATATCCAGTAGACTATGGCCCCAGTGCTGGTTCAGGTGGAGGTGCTGGTGCTGGAGCATTTTCCCCTTCTCATCAGTACAATATGAGTCAGAATGCTGCAATGCAGTCAGTGCCAGGTTCTCAGATGCAGCACCGCCGGCATGGGCAAACCTtccccgctgtccaccacggaCAGCAGCATAGAAGCTATCCACACTCTGGGCACAGAATGACCCCTCAATACCCGCACTACTCCCCACAGGGTGGAGCATCCACAGGGTCATCAGGAATGTACAGCCCCCCTCCACAGAGATATCTGGACGGGGCTGCTAGCACCGGGTTCGATCCCAAAGTCAACAGTTCTCCCAGTGTCAACTCCAGTTCAAACTCAGTCTCCAGTTCAGTTGCTGCTAACAATGTGGGGCCAATGGAGACTGTTCAACAGAGTTACCATGCTTCAAACTATCCTGGATATTCCCAGCAGACACTTTCACTTCACAAGCAAGCCACACTACAGCACCGCAACTCTCAGCACAATTTAGGGGTAGGTTATGACAACTCTCTCAAGATGCAGCACCAGGGCCCGTCTCCAGGCTCTGTATATGCTAAACATCATCAAGCCTCCAATCCCAGTACACCTCTAACAGCATCTCAAGAAATAACCAAATCCCCAATGCATCCCAATGCTCAACAAACCCAAATTAACCAAAACTTTAGCCCGATATCCAACCCCTCACCTGCTGCCTCCGCAGTGCATTCCCCCAGTTGTagctcctctccctcccctttgATGGGTGTCTCAGATGTACACGGAAACCCCTCAGGTTATGGTCTTTCACATCCTCCTACATCAAACCCCCGAAGTAGCCATGGTCAAGGTAGATTACTGCAGACCATGCCACAGTTAAGTCCCACCCCCAACTCAAATAGCAGCATCAGTAGTTGTGGTAGCAGTGGCAGTCATAAAGCTCACAGCATGAGTGCAGTTGGAGGGAGCAGTCTTCCTCCAACCGGCCGCAACAAATTGGGTCCAGGCACAGGAATTGGATCCCGAGAGGACGGCTCCTCTATTTATTCATCCTCTCCACTAGACAAAATGCAGGATGCTGGCTTGAATAGTCTTAATGCCTTGAGCTCACAAGTAGCCAATTTACCAAACACAGTACAGCACATGCTCCTCACCGACTCCGTGCTTTCCCAGAAGAAGGGGAAAGATGTGGGGCAGATGCAACAGACCACACATGGCGTGTCTCCATCACAACCAAGGAGTCGAAATGCAAGTGCAGCATCAAGCACTAGCAcagttaaaaatggaagtgcACTGGGCATCGGTGATGGTGCCAGCTTAGATGCTGGTGCAGATGAAGACTCCTCATTGATGTCAGTTTGTGGCTCATCAGGGACCAAGGTGGAGCGTGAGGAGCCATTTTCTGAAGGGGAACATGGGAGAGTGAGGCAGATGAGTGGTGCAAGCAGTGGATCGGAACCAACTGGTTCTCACGCTCCCGGTCAGAGTCAAACACAGACTGGGCAAGCATCAGCTGTTAAAGCAGTCACTTCTGATTCACCgtcaaaagaacaaaatgtttccaaaacaaaagcaaatgaaGCTCAGATTCCCTCTTCATCTCCATCCTTTGGATGCCACTCATCAGAGACTGGCCCAACTTCCCATTCAACACCTCCAGTTTCCTCATCCCCCTCATCCACCCCTTCCACTATTCCTCCTACTCAGCCCAATTGTGTCTCAGAGTCTGGTCTACCTCATAATGACCACAGAGGTGGTCACAAGAGGacatcagaaataaaaaatgaagtcatcaaaaatgaaagtgaagGAGCAATGGACAACACAGAGAAAGGCAGTAGCCAAATGCAGCGTGATGGAGAAGTAAACTCACAAAATTGTCAGGACAAAGAAAACCGGTTGCACGCTGCACCCAGATTACACAATGAGagggaagaaaaacacacatctgaGGAACAGCAGAGTGCCAGTAGTGTTGGTGTGATTGTTTCAGCTCGGTCTGAGGGAAGTCACACTGGAAAAAGCAAGCATCCCCAAGACAACTGTAAAGAAGAGAAACACTCCTTAAGAGAGTCAAGCAGTCATAATGGGGACGAAGGTGTAGATTTGAGTTTATATTCCTCCcttcaccagaaatctaatTTTGGACGGCCTCAAAATCCTCCCCAGTCTGGACCACATAAATATGGATACCCAGAATCAACATATGGCTCAGATTTGTCAATGAAAAATAGAGGAAGGGCTGGCCCAGCCGGTGTTGTGGACTCAAATTCCAGATACTTGGGGTACCAACAGTCACAAGCTGGTTATGGCCCTATGCATCCAAAATATGCTGGATCTGTAGCAGAGGCTTTGGTGAAGAGAGGGCAAGCAGCAGGAGCTAAAGGTCATGAGGATAATTCCCAGCAATTTCCGAGCCTTTTACAAGAGGTTCTTCAAGGTTACAATTTAGATAGGCGTTATGGCAGACCAGAGCAGGCCTTTCCTGCGCATCTCCAAGTTCAACAACCGTTTCAAACCAGACACCCGTATGGCATAACTGAGGTTTCGGCTCATTCTGGACAAATGAGTAGCTCTGGAAGGACCCCACATCCAAACCAGAGGCATGGAAGAGAACCGGATTTTAACACAGATCCTCAGTTGTCAGTGAAGTCCGAAGTGTCCATTACTAAGATAATGCAAAATGCTGAGAAAACTGAAGTGGGCGTGTCCCAGAGCCATTTAACACAGGCTACAGATTCTCAGCAACCCCCAACAAAACATATCAACTTAGCTGACTATTCTCTACCACAGAGAAAAGTGTTATCTAATGTGTCCACTCCATCCTCGGCTGTGCAGGAGCTCCTTTTGCAAGAGCCAGAGCCGCTAACGGGCACCATTGGTCAAACTGAGTCTCAAAAATCATCAGGCTCCATATTAGCCCCATCAGAGCGGCGCTCCGTCATATGTGATGTGTCGCCAAACCGACGCGGCACGCCAGAGAGGGACAGGGAATGTGACCGAGAGAGGGAGTGGGAGAAAAGTCAGAGTGGAGCCTCTGTTATTCAACAGCCATTTTCCTCTCCACCAACAGCCAATGATCTGAGTAAAAAGGATATTGCAGAGAAACAAGTAGTGAAAATGGAAACAACGTCAAAAGACGCTGGCTCAGACGCTGCAAATTTACAAACCGATCATCATGGCAGTGGTGGAGCTAATGAGGCTGATATAGAGTATCATTCCAAGTCTGTTCATACATCAGTTGTAATGAATGCTGACCCCTACAGGCGAGGTAATGTTGATATTCCACCCTTGCCTTCTCATCCTTTGAGCACAAACCCCTTATCTTCACCTTCAAGGCACCAGTCCTATCTTCATGGTGTTGATTTATCAACTGGCAGTGGGAGCGGTTTTCCTGGATATCGATTTGGAGATACAAGAGAAGGCAATATAATGCCACGCAGTAACCCCCATTTCCCCTCCCACCATCCATACCACAATTTATCCCCCCAGACTCAAGCCACAAACAAGCTTCAAATGTATCCTCACCCTCGGGGTCCCCCTCATCACCCCCATGACATGAATGACTGGGTAAAAGCAATGAACAGGCCATCGAAGGAGATGATGATGCAGCCTGGTTCTTCTCCAGGAAGACATAAAGTCAGCCAATCCGAACAGAGACAAAGAATGATCTCACAAACTGACATGCCCGGTGAACAACACGCAACCAAAATGTCCCTCCATCATCAAGGCGCTTTCTTCGATTTGAAAATGTGGGAGTCAACACACTCTGGAAGAGAAGGCTCTACGATGATAGAAGGAGACTCCTTCTACAGAACACAGCCTCCGGCTCCTGTAGCTTCACACGTCCCTGTTCCACCACAAAACCAAAATGCTGCTGAACCCGAGGTCTCCAGAGTAGCAGCAATGGAAGCCAGACTTCCCTGCCAACCTCCTCCACCCAGCTCCACTAAGCCTTCTGCTGACATGAACTCCACTCAGCCACAACAGGTGCAGCGTCAGACTAAAGCCGGTGGTTCTGGAGACACAAATCCACTAATGTTGCGGAGGAGAGTTCGTTCTTTTATCTCTCCTATACCCGCCAAAAGGCAACTCCAGGCTGCCACAAATTTACATCACTCCCCTGGGGCTCAGTCTGAGTCTAGCCATCACAACGAAGATGACTCATCCAGTTCAGATATCCCATGTCCGAGGCTCTCTTCCCCTCTGCCCGGAGAGAATACCTATTTACAACCTCTATCTCCATCCAGTGGTAATGCCAAGGCTTTGCCTCCCAGGAAAGGACGAGGTTTAAAACTGGAGGCAATAGTGCAGAAAATCacaccaaatattaaaaagcCAGCAGGCCATGTTGATGATGAGTCAAATCATTACCCAGGCTTCTCTCACTCAGAAATACCAGCATTTAATGATTCACAGGACCAAGACTTGGCGCATTTCCCTAGGGTTGCAGGAGGGGATGATAGTTACATGGATGAAAGTCACTCGTTAAACGACATGATTCCCTTCAGAGGAGTTGATGAGACTGGGCCTTTACCTCCAACTGCCTACCCATGTGATCCTCATCAGACGTCCCAAACCCTAAAACAAGACTTTGACTTTGGATTAGGAGCCGCTGTGGCATCAGCATCTGGTGACAAGGAGGATTTTACCTTGCTCGGACCTTTgccccctcctccacctcttcccCGCCCAGTCCAAGGTTCCCCacctccatcttcatctgccCTGTCGGACATTCAACATTTCACCAACACTTACCAGCAGCTTGAGACAAGAAGGGGAGAGCAGTCTGCTGCTACCCTTCTTCGGCAGAAACTTCAAGAATCTGGCATGGGGTTTGATGATTACCCTGGCAGTGACTACTATGGCGCCACCCCACCCCACCATAGTCAAGGACACATGCTGAATAGGCAACATCAGATGTCCTCTGGTAGGTCCAGTCTGTCCCCACAAGATTCTAAGCTATCAGAGAGTTCAGTGCCTAAAggctatttcccatctggcaagAAGAAGGGCAGGCCTGTAGGGAGTGTGAATAAACAAAAACGGGCCCAGAACCAGGCCCAGACACAGGCCCAGACACAGGGGCAGGGCCCGCTTCAAGCCCAGGCTCAGAGCACAACTCAGAGTACCCCTGCGGCTCCAACCACTCCGACAGCTACTGCCACAACCCCGGACTTGGCGCAGACTACCAGCAGCTCACCACCACCTGCAGCACCACCCCTGTCAGACAATAAAAACACTCCCCCACTGACCCCACCCATTTTAACCCAGATAGTAAAAGTGGATGTTGAGAGTGAAGACACACCGCCAGAGATCGAGGTCAAACCTGTGCGAAGGAGACGCAAAGGTGTGAAAGATGAAGACGGGTCACTGCAAGCCAGAGGacgacagaggaggagaaggagaggagcagCACCGACGGCACCACCAGGGGCCAAAGACTACCCAGATACACCTTTAGGGGCAGGAGGGAGCCCTGGCACAAATAGAGTATTCATAGATCCTAATAGAAAGGGCCCATTTGTTCCACACATTCATGTTGAGAACAAAGTACCAGAGATCGGGGCAGTGTGCACCATTGTAAATGCAGGCGGGAGTGGAACTGATTCTCTCCTGACCTCCGCTCTTTCCTCCCAGTTATCTAGGAGAGACAGAGACTCAGAGAAAGGCGAGACAGACGAGGTGGAAACTACATTACAGTCAGGAAAAGCGCTTCCTTCATCTGGTTACGTTGTTTCAGGCCCCGTGATTACAGAGACCAATCACTCTGGCCGCCTACTTTGCTGCCTGTGTCAGAAATGGGCAAATTACAAGCACCTCGGAGATCTCTATGGACCTTTCTATCCAGCTGAATATGCCGCAAAGCTCCCCAAGAACCAGCCCCAAGTCCGACAATGTCCAGCGACTACGGGCACAAATAAAATGGGACCAAATTTAGACATAAGCTCAAATGCTTTGAGCGCCATCCAAGACATGCAAACAAGAGATACTCAGTTTACCAAGCCCCCAACTGAGAGTGACTATGCCATCAGCCTTGATTCAAACCCAATACCTCTCACCATGACAGCCAGAACTGCCCCCACAGCTGGTAGAGAGGAAATGATGATGCACGTAACTGGCAAGTTCAGCAACAgtgcctcctcttcttcctcctcttccttctcgtCTTACACCAGTAAAACAACATCGCTAACCTGGGACATGAGTCTAGACATCCGGCCTATCCCTGAGCTGAAGAGAGAGCCAGACCTCGAGATGGACCAGCAACAGACGCAAATCCAGCAACAGCTGCAGCCGTCAAAAGAAGAAGCCCAACAGCGACCCCAACACAGAAAGCTGACCTCGCACCCCCGCTTTAAAAGGAGGCACAAATCTAGTGACGATTCCCCCAGAATGGTGCCATCCAACAGTAAGGCGTCCCTGCCCTTTCAGCCCCCTCCGCCCGCCTTGGACTCCCTGGGACCCTTGGCACAACTCGCCCAGCTGCCTCAGATGCCCATGGACCCGGAGGAGCTGTGGGTCCACGAAGGATGCATAGTATGGACCAGTGGAGTGTATCTTGTCAATGGGAGACTGTATGGCCTGCAGGAGGCACTAGATGGTGCCAGAGAAACA TCCTGCTCGTACTGTGAGATGGTTGGCTCAACCCTGGGCTGCTACAGTAAAGGCTGTACACTTCGCTACCACTACCTGTGCGCCATTGAAGCAG ATTGCTCTCTAAACGAGGATAACTTCTCACTGCGGTGTCCAAAGCACAAG ttcaccCAGAGCATCCGGCCAGCCAAGACAGTTACCTGGAGCATCGGAGAGAGGCTGAGAGAAACGCAGAAGATGAAAGACACAGGAGTCTAG